From the genome of Puniceicoccaceae bacterium, one region includes:
- a CDS encoding TPM domain-containing protein: MLLRSIQPSRLLCSIVLVLLSTALAAVELWQNLPRQDRAIHDFAEQIDARTESRLEGFLTTAFRSLDTPVVVVTLPSLQGGQIDDFANRLYEHWGIGTRPDNRGILFLIALEERQMRIETGYGTEPVITDTLAASLIRDIARPRFQQGDIAGGIEVVVRTLIGTVAEAEGKTVEGAATYRGKASERDGSGLVNVIFWIIVLISVFSGAGRRSRHLRHRSMLPLLLMSGGFRGSSRGGFGSSGSGGFGGFGGGFSGGGGASGGW, translated from the coding sequence ATGCTTCTCCGCTCCATCCAACCGTCACGCCTGCTTTGTAGCATCGTGCTCGTGCTTTTGAGCACGGCGCTCGCCGCTGTCGAACTCTGGCAAAACCTGCCTCGGCAAGATCGGGCCATTCATGATTTTGCCGAGCAAATCGATGCGCGCACCGAAAGCCGCCTTGAGGGTTTTCTGACCACCGCTTTCCGCAGCCTCGACACGCCTGTGGTCGTAGTCACACTACCCTCCCTGCAAGGAGGGCAAATCGATGATTTTGCAAACCGCCTCTACGAACACTGGGGCATCGGCACACGCCCGGACAACCGGGGCATCCTCTTTCTCATCGCACTGGAAGAGCGGCAGATGCGCATTGAAACAGGCTACGGCACCGAACCCGTCATCACCGACACGCTGGCCGCCAGCCTGATCCGCGACATCGCACGTCCGCGCTTCCAGCAAGGCGACATCGCAGGCGGTATTGAAGTAGTCGTTCGCACACTCATCGGTACCGTTGCTGAAGCCGAGGGCAAAACCGTGGAAGGGGCCGCCACTTACCGGGGCAAAGCTTCAGAGCGGGATGGTTCCGGACTGGTGAATGTGATCTTCTGGATCATCGTTTTGATTTCCGTCTTCTCCGGTGCGGGTCGCCGATCCCGCCACCTGCGCCACCGCTCAATGTTACCGCTCCTGCTCATGAGCGGAGGATTTCGCGGAAGCTCTCGCGGGGGCTTCGGAAGCTCTGGCTCCGGTGGATTCGG
- a CDS encoding N-6 DNA methylase: protein MNATLPISEAKENHGEVFTRRWVVDFILDLAGYSKDEDLAYKTIVEPSCGSGAFLIAIVERLIHSAKRHQHNLEDLGCAVRAFDLIASNVENARRNVLKVLIANGVSNSVATVLIDAWISQGDYLLQDYDFNSVDFVVGNPPYVRLENVDRGIMEAYRKSCSTMRGRADIYVGFIERGLQTLKPSGTLAFICADRWMRNQYGAGLREFITSKYAIQTVVSMHDVDAFEDEVSAYPAVVVLQNKIQEKISVIDVNSGFNEHEAGRVAEWVLCGKERSIENCSYEASRIDRWFEGRDLWPSGSPTQLALIAELESRFPPLQDFATGTRVGIGVATGCDQVFITNDSNLVEPERLLPLLQASDIANGKNHWSGTYLVNPWNATGLVDLEKYPRLAEYLRDNEMRLKARHIAKKRPDLWYRTIDRVHGDLSGRAKLVLPDLKAAAHPVLDDGSFYPHHNLYYVVSEKWDLRVMGGILLSDIANLFVGAYCVRMRGGTYRFQAQYLRRIRVPDIESISKSHRNLLAEAFERRDRDLATQIAFQVYGIHESFRLDKSLVA from the coding sequence ATGAACGCAACCCTTCCGATTTCTGAAGCAAAAGAGAATCACGGTGAGGTCTTCACCCGACGTTGGGTTGTGGACTTCATTCTGGATTTGGCGGGCTATTCTAAGGATGAAGATTTGGCCTACAAGACAATCGTTGAACCCTCCTGCGGCTCTGGTGCCTTTTTGATCGCTATCGTGGAGCGATTGATTCACTCTGCCAAGCGCCACCAACATAATCTGGAGGATCTGGGATGTGCGGTGCGAGCATTTGATCTGATCGCCTCCAATGTAGAAAATGCCCGCCGGAACGTGCTGAAGGTTCTGATCGCAAACGGGGTTTCCAACTCTGTTGCAACGGTTTTGATTGATGCTTGGATTTCGCAAGGTGACTATCTTCTCCAGGATTACGATTTCAACTCGGTTGATTTTGTCGTGGGAAACCCACCTTATGTCCGGCTGGAGAATGTGGATCGAGGCATCATGGAAGCCTACCGAAAATCTTGCTCTACCATGCGTGGAAGGGCTGACATCTACGTTGGGTTTATTGAACGAGGACTGCAGACCCTCAAACCGTCTGGAACTCTGGCTTTTATCTGCGCGGACCGTTGGATGCGAAATCAATATGGAGCAGGTCTTCGCGAGTTCATCACTTCAAAATACGCGATTCAAACGGTCGTTTCGATGCACGATGTGGATGCGTTTGAAGATGAGGTTTCCGCTTACCCGGCTGTTGTGGTGCTTCAGAACAAGATTCAAGAGAAAATATCCGTGATTGACGTCAATTCCGGATTTAATGAGCACGAAGCCGGACGCGTTGCCGAGTGGGTTCTTTGCGGCAAGGAAAGGTCCATTGAAAACTGTTCGTATGAAGCAAGCAGAATTGATCGCTGGTTTGAAGGTCGAGACCTTTGGCCCTCGGGTTCTCCTACTCAGCTTGCTCTGATCGCGGAACTTGAATCGAGATTCCCCCCTTTGCAGGATTTTGCAACTGGCACGAGAGTCGGCATTGGCGTTGCGACAGGATGTGATCAGGTTTTCATCACAAACGATTCGAATCTGGTCGAACCCGAACGATTGCTTCCTTTGCTACAGGCTTCCGACATCGCAAATGGAAAAAACCACTGGTCTGGAACCTATCTCGTAAACCCATGGAATGCCACAGGACTCGTCGATTTGGAAAAATATCCTCGCTTGGCTGAGTATTTGCGGGACAATGAAATGCGCCTCAAAGCCCGCCATATTGCAAAAAAACGACCTGATTTGTGGTATCGAACTATTGATCGGGTTCACGGGGATCTCTCGGGTCGAGCAAAGCTGGTGCTCCCCGATCTGAAGGCGGCCGCGCACCCCGTGCTCGATGACGGAAGCTTCTATCCCCATCATAACCTTTATTATGTGGTTTCGGAGAAATGGGACTTGAGAGTTATGGGAGGGATCCTGCTCTCGGATATAGCCAATTTGTTTGTCGGTGCCTATTGTGTAAGAATGCGGGGAGGCACCTATCGATTCCAGGCCCAATATCTTCGCCGCATTCGTGTTCCAGATATCGAATCGATCAGCAAATCGCATCGGAATCTTCTTGCTGAGGCGTTTGAGCGTCGAGACCGCGATCTTGCGACTCAGATTGCATTTCAGGTGTATGGAATCCATGAATCCTTTCGTTTGGATAAATCCCTGGTAGCGTAG
- a CDS encoding TonB-dependent receptor plug domain-containing protein, translating into MMNDLLNKWKYVPILLLGTSFLSLQAQDAVSDGAELDEDVYELSPFEVSTDSDVGYLATQTLAGTRIRTDLKDVGSAISVVTSEFINDVGATDNSTLLQYTTNAEVAGTRGTYGGLGTGTSLDESGSLRAPGGAQRVRGLAAADNTRDFYITDIPWDSYITSRVDIQRGPNALLFGLGSPAGIVNASLDTAEYYDMGEVRIRVGEYGSVRGSFDVNRVIIDDVLAVRVEGLADYQKFQQDPAFEDDERGYLAVRWNPKLFDPETFRTTIRANYEKGQIDANRPRILPPYDSITPWFAPAANGYGTWTVNSGMGMTPVTNPYDANNDRFDTYPTSGPGAASYGINIRNSANDNYQPWISGVVNQQQPLYFMDGATGGIMGATAGYINVGARMPNGNVRGPSDGIFGKQYAEQFYRLASYDGFARNAQLPLFGSGQYRAKSLTDASVFDFYNKLIDGDNKREWEEWDAYNVTLTQTGWGDRVGLELSFDKQEYTRGGFSFVPYTPTLTIDIMRNGLDYYTYGSNLDGITSQTNVNFGRPYVISDAGGRGSSYTSDREYYRASLYGEFRPEDVTDRDWILKIFGRQRLNASYNEERYFFENRSWRGVANDRAWGGYWNDNDGSRSPYNDRVPVAAIYLGSSLAGATSASGANIPNIAKPMAFESLNVRLFDSNWARYDVDPGAVWNVPSSLSKVYPRDADGYAPDWGDNGPAGYTGTEDADRYFTQASNPANYNGWMGYPLNLIKNDYKGNNLSLLDNASQTYRKTTSQVLTYQGYFWNDAIVATAGWRKDKVKTKDARALPVPANRSMLDMNSYRLPDEFPETQIFEDESTSYGAVLHVNQLFGERDPLPFNVSFSYNKSSNFQVVPVRRGIYGDPIGNPSGKTRDIGIVLSTKDNKYSFRAIKYKTELNDANSTLSDQNGVGGIISNGLNWRNVYLYDLAAYDYGGREAPSYRNTWTNPYPIEGFDDMSEAEQEAALAATQAVEDAAIRGWNEIQAYLTDKGFFEAWGFNPVPLQYLTDRSTYEATLQDNPGGLPLPASQYIPPADNVYAYGASAPQGFAVTSDTVSEGYEFELTANPIPGLRLSINASKTEATQTNVGGTDLAEYVEYLDSVLSDGAGNPTPAGLLARWGGAGNAMYNSIWAPWRANYVQLKLSEGTLSPEVRKWRYNIVANYTIQEGRFENLGFGASYRWQDKVGIGYPVRETATGYEFDVENPVYGPTEGSVDMWVSYAKPLTDKIDWSIQLNVRNVGDSEGLIPISINPDGSYASVRIRPTQEWFITNTFSF; encoded by the coding sequence ATGATGAATGATCTACTGAACAAATGGAAATATGTGCCCATCCTCTTATTGGGTACATCCTTCCTGAGCCTGCAGGCTCAGGATGCCGTTTCGGATGGAGCAGAACTGGACGAAGACGTCTACGAACTGTCTCCCTTCGAAGTCTCAACCGATTCCGATGTTGGCTATCTGGCAACCCAGACGCTGGCCGGAACCCGAATTCGAACCGACCTCAAGGACGTGGGATCTGCGATCTCGGTGGTAACCTCCGAGTTCATCAACGACGTTGGTGCGACGGACAATTCCACCCTGCTGCAATACACGACCAATGCTGAAGTGGCAGGCACCCGCGGTACTTACGGCGGCCTTGGCACAGGCACCTCTCTTGATGAGTCTGGAAGCCTGCGCGCGCCGGGTGGAGCCCAGCGTGTGCGCGGCCTGGCTGCGGCGGACAATACGCGTGACTTCTACATCACCGATATTCCGTGGGACAGTTACATCACCAGCCGTGTGGACATTCAGCGTGGGCCGAACGCCTTGCTGTTTGGTCTCGGAAGCCCGGCAGGTATCGTGAATGCGTCACTGGACACCGCCGAGTATTATGACATGGGCGAAGTCAGGATTCGCGTAGGCGAATATGGCAGTGTTCGTGGCAGCTTCGACGTCAACCGCGTGATCATCGACGATGTGCTCGCCGTGCGCGTGGAAGGTCTTGCGGACTACCAGAAATTCCAGCAGGACCCGGCGTTTGAAGATGATGAGCGTGGATACCTTGCCGTGCGTTGGAACCCGAAGTTGTTCGATCCGGAAACCTTCCGCACGACCATTCGTGCGAACTACGAAAAAGGCCAGATCGATGCCAACCGCCCGCGCATCCTGCCACCCTATGACAGCATCACGCCCTGGTTTGCACCAGCCGCCAATGGCTATGGCACCTGGACGGTGAATTCGGGCATGGGCATGACTCCGGTTACCAATCCCTACGATGCCAACAATGACCGCTTCGACACCTACCCGACGTCGGGACCGGGTGCGGCCTCGTATGGTATCAACATTCGCAACTCGGCAAATGATAACTATCAGCCCTGGATTTCGGGTGTAGTGAACCAGCAGCAACCACTCTATTTCATGGATGGCGCCACGGGCGGCATCATGGGTGCGACTGCGGGTTACATCAACGTGGGTGCTCGCATGCCCAATGGCAATGTGCGCGGACCTTCCGATGGAATCTTTGGCAAACAGTATGCGGAGCAGTTCTATCGTCTTGCGAGTTATGACGGTTTTGCGCGCAATGCTCAGCTTCCCCTGTTTGGATCGGGCCAGTACCGTGCCAAGTCCCTCACCGATGCCAGTGTCTTCGATTTCTACAACAAGTTGATCGACGGTGACAACAAGCGTGAGTGGGAAGAATGGGATGCCTACAACGTGACCCTGACCCAAACGGGCTGGGGAGATCGTGTCGGTCTTGAACTGTCCTTTGACAAGCAGGAATACACGCGGGGCGGATTCAGCTTCGTCCCTTACACACCGACGCTGACAATTGACATCATGCGCAATGGACTCGATTACTACACTTACGGTAGCAATCTGGACGGGATCACCTCGCAGACCAATGTCAACTTTGGACGTCCGTATGTGATTTCCGATGCAGGTGGACGCGGAAGCTCCTATACAAGTGACCGTGAGTACTATCGTGCGTCGCTCTACGGTGAGTTTCGCCCGGAAGATGTGACGGACCGTGACTGGATTTTGAAGATCTTCGGGCGCCAGCGCCTGAATGCGTCCTACAACGAGGAGCGCTACTTCTTCGAAAACCGCTCCTGGCGCGGTGTGGCTAATGACCGTGCATGGGGTGGATACTGGAATGACAATGATGGAAGCCGTTCACCCTATAACGACCGTGTTCCGGTTGCCGCGATCTACCTCGGATCCTCGCTCGCGGGTGCAACCTCAGCGAGTGGAGCAAATATTCCAAATATCGCGAAGCCTATGGCTTTTGAGTCACTCAACGTTCGCCTGTTTGACTCCAACTGGGCACGCTATGATGTGGATCCCGGTGCCGTTTGGAACGTTCCGAGTTCTTTGAGCAAAGTCTATCCCCGTGATGCTGACGGATACGCACCCGACTGGGGTGACAACGGTCCTGCAGGTTATACGGGTACTGAAGATGCAGACCGCTACTTCACACAGGCATCCAATCCCGCAAACTACAACGGCTGGATGGGGTATCCGCTGAACCTGATCAAGAACGATTACAAAGGCAACAACCTCAGCCTGCTGGACAATGCGTCGCAGACCTACCGGAAAACAACCTCGCAGGTGCTGACCTATCAGGGCTACTTCTGGAACGATGCCATCGTGGCAACGGCGGGTTGGCGCAAGGACAAGGTGAAGACCAAGGATGCGCGTGCCCTGCCGGTTCCCGCAAATCGCAGCATGTTGGACATGAACAGCTATCGTCTGCCGGACGAATTCCCCGAAACGCAAATTTTCGAGGATGAATCGACCAGCTATGGTGCCGTATTGCACGTGAATCAGCTCTTTGGTGAGCGTGATCCGTTGCCATTCAATGTCAGCTTCTCCTACAACAAGTCGAGCAACTTCCAGGTGGTTCCGGTTCGCCGTGGCATCTATGGAGATCCGATCGGAAATCCCAGCGGTAAGACCAGGGACATCGGCATCGTTCTGTCGACCAAGGATAACAAGTACTCGTTCCGTGCGATCAAGTACAAGACCGAACTCAATGATGCGAACTCGACGCTGAGCGATCAGAATGGAGTGGGAGGCATCATCTCCAACGGTCTCAACTGGCGCAATGTTTACCTGTACGACCTGGCTGCCTATGACTATGGTGGACGCGAAGCGCCCAGCTATCGCAATACCTGGACCAACCCGTATCCCATCGAAGGCTTCGACGACATGAGTGAGGCCGAGCAGGAAGCGGCGCTTGCGGCAACGCAAGCAGTAGAAGATGCTGCGATCCGGGGCTGGAACGAAATCCAGGCCTACTTGACGGACAAGGGCTTCTTTGAGGCTTGGGGATTCAATCCGGTGCCGTTGCAGTACCTGACCGACCGTTCAACCTATGAAGCCACTCTTCAGGACAATCCGGGAGGTCTGCCCCTGCCAGCCTCTCAGTACATCCCGCCTGCAGACAACGTTTATGCCTATGGTGCGAGCGCGCCCCAGGGTTTTGCGGTGACTTCAGATACGGTGTCGGAGGGCTATGAGTTCGAATTGACCGCCAACCCGATTCCGGGACTTCGTCTGTCGATCAACGCATCGAAGACCGAAGCGACCCAGACCAATGTCGGTGGTACCGATCTTGCGGAGTATGTGGAATACCTCGATTCCGTGCTGTCAGATGGTGCGGGCAACCCAACCCCTGCCGGATTGCTCGCCCGTTGGGGTGGTGCCGGCAATGCGATGTATAACAGCATCTGGGCACCCTGGCGCGCGAACTACGTTCAGCTCAAACTGAGCGAAGGCACGCTCTCTCCGGAAGTGCGCAAGTGGCGCTACAACATCGTGGCGAACTACACGATCCAGGAAGGGCGTTTTGAAAACCTCGGCTTTGGTGCAAGCTATCGCTGGCAGGACAAGGTGGGCATTGGATATCCGGTTCGGGAAACTGCAACCGGCTACGAATTCGACGTGGAGAACCCAGTCTACGGTCCGACCGAAGGATCGGTTGACATGTGGGTCAGCTACGCCAAGCCGCTGACGGACAAGATCGATTGGAGCATCCAGCTGAACGTTCGCAACGTCGGCGACAGCGAAGGTCTGATTCCGATCTCGATCAATCCCGATGGTTCGTATGCGTCAGTTCGCATCCGTCCCACTCAGGAATGGTTCATCACCAATACCTTCTCTTTCTAG
- the cimA gene encoding citramalate synthase, whose translation MSSDSTVLIYDTTLRDGTQGEGVSFSVNSKLRIVKTLDQFGVDYIEGGWPGSNPRDMAFFEQVRELKLEHAKIAAFGSTRRAKTPVEQDPQIQMLLDAQTPVITIFGKTWLLHVTEILRTSPEENLAMIEESVAYLRSQGREVVYDAEHFFDGYLDNPGYAIQTLESAVKGGAQTLVLCDTNGGKMVPEVREITSEVVMRFPSVRVGVHCHNDCGLGVAVSLAGVEAGASHVQGVMNGFGERNGNANLTTIIANLGLKMGCRMHCSPHLGKLRDVSLFIDDMANLRPDIRAPFVGATSFAHKGGVHANAVEKVRHSYEHIDPSLVGNRTRVLVSDMSGRSSVMMKAREMGLELDEKSPAMKDFLSELKELEFRGYEFEAADASFKLLIERFLKGREPLFELIDYRVIVEHRGEAGLLSEATVKINVHGNIRHTVAESHGPVGALDLALRRALESDYPVIRDVQLVDYKVRILEGADGAQSKIRVQMESTDGTATWGTVGASDNIVEASWAALKDSVEYKIYHLEGNGASGEEG comes from the coding sequence ATGTCCAGCGATTCGACCGTTCTCATCTATGATACGACCCTGCGTGATGGTACCCAGGGCGAAGGTGTTTCCTTTTCCGTCAATTCCAAACTGCGCATCGTGAAAACGCTGGATCAGTTTGGCGTCGATTACATTGAAGGAGGGTGGCCGGGATCCAATCCACGCGACATGGCGTTTTTTGAACAGGTTCGGGAACTGAAGCTGGAGCATGCCAAAATTGCTGCCTTTGGTTCCACGCGACGTGCAAAAACCCCTGTGGAGCAGGACCCGCAGATCCAGATGCTGCTCGATGCGCAGACGCCGGTGATCACGATTTTTGGAAAAACCTGGCTGCTGCATGTCACCGAAATCCTGCGCACCAGTCCGGAGGAGAACCTCGCCATGATCGAGGAATCGGTGGCATACCTGCGTTCGCAGGGGCGAGAGGTGGTTTATGATGCCGAGCACTTTTTTGACGGATACCTGGACAATCCGGGCTATGCCATTCAGACCCTCGAATCTGCTGTAAAGGGAGGAGCACAAACCCTGGTGCTCTGCGATACCAATGGGGGGAAAATGGTGCCTGAAGTGAGGGAAATCACCTCCGAGGTCGTGATGCGATTTCCATCCGTGCGGGTCGGTGTGCACTGTCACAATGACTGCGGTCTGGGAGTGGCGGTCAGTCTCGCAGGTGTGGAGGCAGGTGCATCCCACGTGCAGGGCGTCATGAATGGTTTTGGTGAGCGCAACGGGAATGCCAATTTGACGACGATCATTGCCAATCTGGGACTCAAGATGGGATGTCGCATGCACTGCAGTCCACACCTTGGCAAACTGCGGGATGTGTCGCTGTTCATTGACGACATGGCAAACCTGCGGCCTGACATTCGCGCCCCCTTTGTTGGAGCAACCTCCTTTGCCCACAAAGGCGGAGTACATGCCAATGCGGTTGAAAAGGTGCGCCACAGTTACGAGCACATTGACCCGTCTCTCGTGGGCAACCGTACAAGGGTGCTGGTTTCAGATATGTCCGGGCGCAGCAGTGTGATGATGAAGGCCAGGGAGATGGGGCTGGAGTTGGATGAAAAATCTCCGGCCATGAAGGATTTTTTGTCGGAGTTGAAAGAACTGGAGTTTCGCGGCTATGAATTCGAAGCAGCGGATGCGTCCTTCAAACTGCTGATCGAGCGTTTTCTGAAGGGACGTGAACCACTGTTTGAATTGATCGACTATCGCGTGATTGTGGAACACCGCGGCGAAGCGGGTCTGCTCTCCGAGGCAACGGTCAAAATCAACGTGCATGGCAACATCCGGCACACTGTGGCGGAGTCTCATGGACCTGTCGGTGCGCTCGACCTTGCCCTGCGCCGGGCGTTGGAGAGTGATTATCCGGTGATCCGCGATGTGCAGCTTGTGGACTACAAGGTACGCATCCTTGAAGGCGCGGATGGAGCACAGTCGAAGATTCGCGTGCAGATGGAAAGCACGGACGGCACAGCGACCTGGGGAACCGTGGGTGCCTCAGACAACATTGTCGAAGCCAGCTGGGCAGCATTGAAAGACTCCGTGGAATACAAGATCTACCACCTCGAGGGCAATGGTGCCTCTGGTGAGGAAGGGTGA